In the Streptomyces sp. SJL17-4 genome, TCGGTGAGGAGTTCCTGCTCCCCCGGCCGCTGCTCACCGCGATCCGCTCCGAGCAGCCGACCGTGCTCCTCATCGACGAGACGGACAAGGCCGACGTCGAGGTGGAGGGGCTGCTCCTGGAGGTGCTCAGCGACTTCCAGATCACCGTTCCCGAGCTGGGGACGATCAAAGCGACCCGGCGCCCGTTCACGGTCCTCACCTCGAACGCGAGCCGCGAACTCTCCGAGGCCCTGCGCCGCCGCTGTCTCTTCCTGCACATCGGTTTCCCCGAGGAGGAGCTGGAGCGCAGGATCGTCACCCTCAAGGTCCCCGGGCTGGACGACGCGCTCGCCGCGTCAGTGGTGCGGGTCGTGGGAGCGCTGCGGGCGATGGAGCTGCGGAAGGTGCCGTCCGTCTCGGAGACGATCGACTGGGCCCGTACGCTGCTCGCGCTCGGCGCCGACCGCCTGGACGAGCGCGTCGTACGCGAGACCCTGGGCGTCCTCCTCAAGCACCAGGACGACATCGTGAGGGCCGCCGCCGAACTCGACCTGGAGGCGGTGTGAGCCGGCCCGTCGACGGTGTGGACGTCACCACCGCACCGACGACGGCCGCCACCCGCCTCACCGGTCTCGTCGGGGCGCTGCGCGCCCACGGGTTCGGGATCGGGACCGGCGAGACCGTGGACGCCGGGCTGGCCCTCGAGGCCGTCGGCTTCACCGACCGGGAACGGGTACGCGAGGCCCTCGCCGCGACCCTGCTCCACGGCGAGGCGCAGCGCCCCGTGTTCGACCGCGTCTTCGACCTGTATTTTCCCCTCGGCCACACTCGGGCCGCGGAGACGTACGAGAACGCCCCGGCCGGTCCGGCGGATCTCGCGGCCCTGCGCGAGCGGCTCGCCGAGGCGCTCACCACCGCTGACGGCAGCGCTCTCGACCGGCTGGCCGCCGAGGCGGTGGGCGGTTTCGGCGGCTACGGTTCGGGCCCCGAGTCGGACGGCTGGTCCTCGTACCAGACGCTGTCCCGGCTGCGTCCCGAGACGCTGCTCGCCCGCGTGCGGGAGCGGCTCCGG is a window encoding:
- a CDS encoding MoxR family ATPase yields the protein MTTGFFSSVDDVADRLATTGYLASPAVATTVFLADRLGKPLLVEGPAGVGKTELAKAVTEVTGARLVRLQCYEGVDESRALYEWNHAKQLLRITAGRGESWDETRTDIFGEEFLLPRPLLTAIRSEQPTVLLIDETDKADVEVEGLLLEVLSDFQITVPELGTIKATRRPFTVLTSNASRELSEALRRRCLFLHIGFPEEELERRIVTLKVPGLDDALAASVVRVVGALRAMELRKVPSVSETIDWARTLLALGADRLDERVVRETLGVLLKHQDDIVRAAAELDLEAV